One region of Labrus bergylta chromosome 23, fLabBer1.1, whole genome shotgun sequence genomic DNA includes:
- the si:dkeyp-38g8.5 gene encoding trichohyalin isoform X1: MEFQDHAYTSTTCDQVSVSDFTYKMNSKETEDFVKLRVSNKYLFSGKRNTSMWAWRAILKHMNLQHKMTHSQASKKWENLKKKYKLLKNPPDGVRLFPESWPHYKLMDDAMEGRLEGNAPILKAFPVDKNNRDFLTANPNPRKRKISMLLNSSTASLVGGPEIEVSLNGDEDGEEDMAHEGSQEMDRIIQEVDNERDMMDSERLLMEREKEVMERERMVLQRERAVMDREIAAVDRERASLERERATIEREKALLEREKASLERDRAAVSRDRLALGREKARLERLFVPRERTGDVTEDGSKTNDSDNIDRKERFLNSFEKLIENF, from the exons ATGGAATTTCAGGATCATGCTTACACGAGCACCACTTGTGATCAAGTCAGTGTCTCCGACTTCACGTATAAAA TGAATTCAAAAGAAACTGAAGACTTTGTGAAGCTGAGGGTTTCAAATAAATACCTCTTCTCTGGAAAAAGAAATACTTCCATGTGGGCCTGGAG gGCCATCCTAAAACACATGAACTTGCAGCACAAGATGACCCACAGCCAGGCATCCAAAAAATGGGAAAAcctgaaaaagaaatacaag CTCCTAAAGAACCCTCCGGATGGGGTCAGATTGTTCCCTGAAAGTTGGCCTCATTACAAACTGATGGACGACGCCATGGAGGGTCGATTGGAAGGCAACGCCCCCATCCTCAAGGCCTTCCCCgttgacaaaaacaacaggGATTTTTTGACAGCAAACCCTAACCCCAGAAAGAGGAAGATTTCAATGCTTTTGAACTCCTCTACGGCTTCTTTGGTGGGCGGGCCCGAGATTGAGGTTTCCCTGAATGGAGACGAGGACGGGGAGGAGGACATGGCGCACGAGGGAAGCCAGGAAATGGATCGCATCATCCAAGAGGTGGACAATGAGAGGGACATGATGGACAGCGAGAGGCTGCTGATGGAAAGGGAGAAAGAGGTGATGGAGAGGGAACGGATGGTGCTGCAGAGGGAGAGGGCCGTGATGGATCGGGAGATTGCAGCTGTGGACCGAGAAAGAGCCtcgctggagagagagagggcgacaATTGAGAGAGAAAAGGCGCTGTTGGAAAGGGAGAAGGCGTCGTTGGAGAGGGACAGAGCCGCGGTGAGCAGGGACCGGCTGGCTCTTGGGCGAGAGAAAGCCAGACTGGAGAGACTTTTTGTACCCAGAGAGCGGACTGGGGACGTCACAGAGGACGGCAGCAAAACGAACGACTCAGACAACATCGACAGGAAGGAGAGGTTCCTCAACTCGTTTGAAAAACTCATTGAAaatttttga
- the si:dkeyp-38g8.5 gene encoding 33kDa venom protein isoform X2 has product MQKGQDIQKTKRNTSLSILAILKHMNLQHKMTHSQASKKWENLKKKYKLLKNPPDGVRLFPESWPHYKLMDDAMEGRLEGNAPILKAFPVDKNNRDFLTANPNPRKRKISMLLNSSTASLVGGPEIEVSLNGDEDGEEDMAHEGSQEMDRIIQEVDNERDMMDSERLLMEREKEVMERERMVLQRERAVMDREIAAVDRERASLERERATIEREKALLEREKASLERDRAAVSRDRLALGREKARLERLFVPRERTGDVTEDGSKTNDSDNIDRKERFLNSFEKLIENF; this is encoded by the exons ATGCAAAAAGGTCAAGacatccaaaaaacaaaacggaACACCTCCTTATCGATTCT gGCCATCCTAAAACACATGAACTTGCAGCACAAGATGACCCACAGCCAGGCATCCAAAAAATGGGAAAAcctgaaaaagaaatacaag CTCCTAAAGAACCCTCCGGATGGGGTCAGATTGTTCCCTGAAAGTTGGCCTCATTACAAACTGATGGACGACGCCATGGAGGGTCGATTGGAAGGCAACGCCCCCATCCTCAAGGCCTTCCCCgttgacaaaaacaacaggGATTTTTTGACAGCAAACCCTAACCCCAGAAAGAGGAAGATTTCAATGCTTTTGAACTCCTCTACGGCTTCTTTGGTGGGCGGGCCCGAGATTGAGGTTTCCCTGAATGGAGACGAGGACGGGGAGGAGGACATGGCGCACGAGGGAAGCCAGGAAATGGATCGCATCATCCAAGAGGTGGACAATGAGAGGGACATGATGGACAGCGAGAGGCTGCTGATGGAAAGGGAGAAAGAGGTGATGGAGAGGGAACGGATGGTGCTGCAGAGGGAGAGGGCCGTGATGGATCGGGAGATTGCAGCTGTGGACCGAGAAAGAGCCtcgctggagagagagagggcgacaATTGAGAGAGAAAAGGCGCTGTTGGAAAGGGAGAAGGCGTCGTTGGAGAGGGACAGAGCCGCGGTGAGCAGGGACCGGCTGGCTCTTGGGCGAGAGAAAGCCAGACTGGAGAGACTTTTTGTACCCAGAGAGCGGACTGGGGACGTCACAGAGGACGGCAGCAAAACGAACGACTCAGACAACATCGACAGGAAGGAGAGGTTCCTCAACTCGTTTGAAAAACTCATTGAAaatttttga
- the si:dkeyp-38g8.5 gene encoding 33kDa venom protein isoform X3 — translation MNLQHKMTHSQASKKWENLKKKYKLLKNPPDGVRLFPESWPHYKLMDDAMEGRLEGNAPILKAFPVDKNNRDFLTANPNPRKRKISMLLNSSTASLVGGPEIEVSLNGDEDGEEDMAHEGSQEMDRIIQEVDNERDMMDSERLLMEREKEVMERERMVLQRERAVMDREIAAVDRERASLERERATIEREKALLEREKASLERDRAAVSRDRLALGREKARLERLFVPRERTGDVTEDGSKTNDSDNIDRKERFLNSFEKLIENF, via the exons ATGAACTTGCAGCACAAGATGACCCACAGCCAGGCATCCAAAAAATGGGAAAAcctgaaaaagaaatacaag CTCCTAAAGAACCCTCCGGATGGGGTCAGATTGTTCCCTGAAAGTTGGCCTCATTACAAACTGATGGACGACGCCATGGAGGGTCGATTGGAAGGCAACGCCCCCATCCTCAAGGCCTTCCCCgttgacaaaaacaacaggGATTTTTTGACAGCAAACCCTAACCCCAGAAAGAGGAAGATTTCAATGCTTTTGAACTCCTCTACGGCTTCTTTGGTGGGCGGGCCCGAGATTGAGGTTTCCCTGAATGGAGACGAGGACGGGGAGGAGGACATGGCGCACGAGGGAAGCCAGGAAATGGATCGCATCATCCAAGAGGTGGACAATGAGAGGGACATGATGGACAGCGAGAGGCTGCTGATGGAAAGGGAGAAAGAGGTGATGGAGAGGGAACGGATGGTGCTGCAGAGGGAGAGGGCCGTGATGGATCGGGAGATTGCAGCTGTGGACCGAGAAAGAGCCtcgctggagagagagagggcgacaATTGAGAGAGAAAAGGCGCTGTTGGAAAGGGAGAAGGCGTCGTTGGAGAGGGACAGAGCCGCGGTGAGCAGGGACCGGCTGGCTCTTGGGCGAGAGAAAGCCAGACTGGAGAGACTTTTTGTACCCAGAGAGCGGACTGGGGACGTCACAGAGGACGGCAGCAAAACGAACGACTCAGACAACATCGACAGGAAGGAGAGGTTCCTCAACTCGTTTGAAAAACTCATTGAAaatttttga
- the si:ch211-244b2.4 gene encoding protein mono-ADP-ribosyltransferase PARP12 isoform X5: MATARSFSEEENPSDCEFDASEESDSDDNTDEESDPQVNGREPCKFYNKGRCRDGTNCQYLHMCKYALKGNCHYGSRCKLNHPRERRASSGARHRSTSTEPKLTDGRFYQWQLNTGNNWLDIENDHIIEAQYSLPHTKSIKLYNTQYGAVSIDFKRLKVYGKNLRVRRLDDGNTEWIWFCTLRRKWKKYGDKDSKGNPGPVKSSDVENKFQSNPTGSYTFNIGAETFEIKFKDMRQVGQNGKRKVTRRPLYRQKQVAAAAARVSTLASVLQNIPLSNPQWQFEGKNGAWYIFKHRQRGTSTECSVSSDDIERKYQQDPTGTMRFNVNTQSYELNFQAMTQTNLQNRSSRTIRRVLV, translated from the exons ATGGCGACAGCTCGTT CGTTCTCAGAAGAGGAGAACCCCTCTGACTGTGAGTTTGATGCCAGCGAGGAGTCTGACAGTGACGATAACACAGATGAAGAGTCTGATCCTCAG gtCAATGGGCGCGAGCCCTGCAAGTTCTACAACAAGGGGCGCTGTCGGGATGGTACAAATTGCCAATACTTGCACATGTGCAAATACGCCCTGAAAGGAAACTGTCACTACGGCTCCAGGTGTAAACTGAACCACCCCAGAGAGAGGAGGGCGTCCTCTGGAGCGAGACACCGCTCAACATCTACAG AGCCTAAGCTTACTGACGGCCGGTTCTACCAGTGGCAGCTGAATACTGGAAATAACTGGTTGGACATTGAAAATGATCACATTATCGAGGCGCAGTACTCTCTACCCCACACCAAAAGCATTAAACTCTACAACACACAATACgg GGCAGTGAGTATAGACTTTAAAAGACTGAAGGTGTATGGAAAGAATCTGAGAGTGAGACGTCTGGATGATGGAAACACCGAGTGGATCTGGTTCTGCACCTTGCGTCGTAAGTGGAAGAAGTATGGAGACAAG gaTTCAAAGGGAAACCCCGGTCCTGTGAAGAGCTCCGACGTCGAGAATAAGTTCCAGAGTAACCCAACCGGCTCTTACACATTCAACATTGGTGCTGAGACTTTTGAGATCAAATTTAAAG ACATGCGACAGGTGGGTCAAAATGGAAAGAGAAAAGTGACTCGCCGACCGCTGTATCGACAAAAGCaagttgcagcagcagcagca AGAGTTTCTACACTCGCCTCAGTTCTCCAGAACATTCCTCTGAGCAATCCACAATGGCAGTTTGAGGGAAAAAATGGAGCATggtacattttcaaacacagg CAGAGGGGCACTTCAACTGAGTGCTCAGTATCCAGCGATGACATTGAGAGGAAGTACCAGCAGGACCCCACCGGCACCATGCGCTTCAATGTGAACACTCAGTCCTACGAGCTGAACTTCCAAG
- the si:ch211-244b2.4 gene encoding protein mono-ADP-ribosyltransferase PARP12 isoform X6 has translation MATARSFSEEENPSDCEFDASEESDSDDNTDEESDPQVNGREPCKFYNKGRCRDGTNCQYLHMCKYALKGNCHYGSRCKLNHPRERRASSGARHRSTSTEPKLTDGRFYQWQLNTGNNWLDIENDHIIEAQYSLPHTKSIKLYNTQYGAVSIDFKRLKVYGKNLRVRRLDDGNTEWIWFCTLRRKWKKYGDKDSKGNPGPVKSSDVENKFQSNPTGSYTFNIGAETFEIKFKDMRQVGQNGKRKVTRRPLYRQKQVAAAAARVSTLASVLQNIPLSNPQWQFEGKNGAWYIFKHRRGTSTECSVSSDDIERKYQQDPTGTMRFNVNTQSYELNFQAMTQTNLQNRSSRTIRRVLV, from the exons ATGGCGACAGCTCGTT CGTTCTCAGAAGAGGAGAACCCCTCTGACTGTGAGTTTGATGCCAGCGAGGAGTCTGACAGTGACGATAACACAGATGAAGAGTCTGATCCTCAG gtCAATGGGCGCGAGCCCTGCAAGTTCTACAACAAGGGGCGCTGTCGGGATGGTACAAATTGCCAATACTTGCACATGTGCAAATACGCCCTGAAAGGAAACTGTCACTACGGCTCCAGGTGTAAACTGAACCACCCCAGAGAGAGGAGGGCGTCCTCTGGAGCGAGACACCGCTCAACATCTACAG AGCCTAAGCTTACTGACGGCCGGTTCTACCAGTGGCAGCTGAATACTGGAAATAACTGGTTGGACATTGAAAATGATCACATTATCGAGGCGCAGTACTCTCTACCCCACACCAAAAGCATTAAACTCTACAACACACAATACgg GGCAGTGAGTATAGACTTTAAAAGACTGAAGGTGTATGGAAAGAATCTGAGAGTGAGACGTCTGGATGATGGAAACACCGAGTGGATCTGGTTCTGCACCTTGCGTCGTAAGTGGAAGAAGTATGGAGACAAG gaTTCAAAGGGAAACCCCGGTCCTGTGAAGAGCTCCGACGTCGAGAATAAGTTCCAGAGTAACCCAACCGGCTCTTACACATTCAACATTGGTGCTGAGACTTTTGAGATCAAATTTAAAG ACATGCGACAGGTGGGTCAAAATGGAAAGAGAAAAGTGACTCGCCGACCGCTGTATCGACAAAAGCaagttgcagcagcagcagca AGAGTTTCTACACTCGCCTCAGTTCTCCAGAACATTCCTCTGAGCAATCCACAATGGCAGTTTGAGGGAAAAAATGGAGCATggtacattttcaaacacagg AGGGGCACTTCAACTGAGTGCTCAGTATCCAGCGATGACATTGAGAGGAAGTACCAGCAGGACCCCACCGGCACCATGCGCTTCAATGTGAACACTCAGTCCTACGAGCTGAACTTCCAAG
- the si:ch211-244b2.4 gene encoding uncharacterized protein si:ch211-244b2.4 isoform X1 yields MATARSFSEEENPSDCEFDASEESDSDDNTDEESDPQVNGREPCKFYNKGRCRDGTNCQYLHMCKYALKGNCHYGSRCKLNHPRERRASSGARHRSTSTEPKLTDGRFYQWQLNTGNNWLDIENDHIIEAQYSLPHTKSIKLYNTQYGAVSIDFKRLKVYGKNLRVRRLDDGNTEWIWFCTLRRKWKKYGDKDSKGNPGPVKSSDVENKFQSNPTGSYTFNIGAETFEIKFKDMRQVGQNGKRKVTRRPLYRQKQVAAAAAARNKCTGLHAQANYKQKKEKTARGSNGPTGPDNTSMSSPEKTKDQRILRECSCGWSKVTTYLGLRVHQGKAKCVGNNQQVSTLASVLQNIPLSNPQWQFEGKNGAWYIFKHRQRGTSTECSVSSDDIERKYQQDPTGTMRFNVNTQSYELNFQAMTQTNLQNRSSRTIRRVLV; encoded by the exons ATGGCGACAGCTCGTT CGTTCTCAGAAGAGGAGAACCCCTCTGACTGTGAGTTTGATGCCAGCGAGGAGTCTGACAGTGACGATAACACAGATGAAGAGTCTGATCCTCAG gtCAATGGGCGCGAGCCCTGCAAGTTCTACAACAAGGGGCGCTGTCGGGATGGTACAAATTGCCAATACTTGCACATGTGCAAATACGCCCTGAAAGGAAACTGTCACTACGGCTCCAGGTGTAAACTGAACCACCCCAGAGAGAGGAGGGCGTCCTCTGGAGCGAGACACCGCTCAACATCTACAG AGCCTAAGCTTACTGACGGCCGGTTCTACCAGTGGCAGCTGAATACTGGAAATAACTGGTTGGACATTGAAAATGATCACATTATCGAGGCGCAGTACTCTCTACCCCACACCAAAAGCATTAAACTCTACAACACACAATACgg GGCAGTGAGTATAGACTTTAAAAGACTGAAGGTGTATGGAAAGAATCTGAGAGTGAGACGTCTGGATGATGGAAACACCGAGTGGATCTGGTTCTGCACCTTGCGTCGTAAGTGGAAGAAGTATGGAGACAAG gaTTCAAAGGGAAACCCCGGTCCTGTGAAGAGCTCCGACGTCGAGAATAAGTTCCAGAGTAACCCAACCGGCTCTTACACATTCAACATTGGTGCTGAGACTTTTGAGATCAAATTTAAAG ACATGCGACAGGTGGGTCAAAATGGAAAGAGAAAAGTGACTCGCCGACCGCTGTATCGACAAAAGCaagttgcagcagcagcagcagcaag GAATAAATGTACCGGGCTACACGCCCAAGCTAACTACAagcagaaaaaggagaaaacagcCCGAGGGTCCAACGGACCAACCGGGCCGGACAACACATCAATGAGCAGCCCTGAAAAGACAAAGGACCAAAGGATCCTGAGAGAATGCAGCTGTGGGTGGTCCAAAGTAACAACTTACCTGGGACTGCGTGTCCACCAGGGGAAGGCAAAGTGTGTCGGCAACAATCAGCA AGTTTCTACACTCGCCTCAGTTCTCCAGAACATTCCTCTGAGCAATCCACAATGGCAGTTTGAGGGAAAAAATGGAGCATggtacattttcaaacacagg CAGAGGGGCACTTCAACTGAGTGCTCAGTATCCAGCGATGACATTGAGAGGAAGTACCAGCAGGACCCCACCGGCACCATGCGCTTCAATGTGAACACTCAGTCCTACGAGCTGAACTTCCAAG
- the si:ch211-244b2.4 gene encoding uncharacterized protein si:ch211-244b2.4 isoform X2, which produces MATARSFSEEENPSDCEFDASEESDSDDNTDEESDPQVNGREPCKFYNKGRCRDGTNCQYLHMCKYALKGNCHYGSRCKLNHPRERRASSGARHRSTSTEPKLTDGRFYQWQLNTGNNWLDIENDHIIEAQYSLPHTKSIKLYNTQYGAVSIDFKRLKVYGKNLRVRRLDDGNTEWIWFCTLRRKWKKYGDKDSKGNPGPVKSSDVENKFQSNPTGSYTFNIGAETFEIKFKDMRQVGQNGKRKVTRRPLYRQKQVAAAAAARNKCTGLHAQANYKQKKEKTARGSNGPTGPDNTSMSSPEKTKDQRILRECSCGWSKVTTYLGLRVHQGKAKCVGNNQQVSTLASVLQNIPLSNPQWQFEGKNGAWYIFKHRRGTSTECSVSSDDIERKYQQDPTGTMRFNVNTQSYELNFQAMTQTNLQNRSSRTIRRVLV; this is translated from the exons ATGGCGACAGCTCGTT CGTTCTCAGAAGAGGAGAACCCCTCTGACTGTGAGTTTGATGCCAGCGAGGAGTCTGACAGTGACGATAACACAGATGAAGAGTCTGATCCTCAG gtCAATGGGCGCGAGCCCTGCAAGTTCTACAACAAGGGGCGCTGTCGGGATGGTACAAATTGCCAATACTTGCACATGTGCAAATACGCCCTGAAAGGAAACTGTCACTACGGCTCCAGGTGTAAACTGAACCACCCCAGAGAGAGGAGGGCGTCCTCTGGAGCGAGACACCGCTCAACATCTACAG AGCCTAAGCTTACTGACGGCCGGTTCTACCAGTGGCAGCTGAATACTGGAAATAACTGGTTGGACATTGAAAATGATCACATTATCGAGGCGCAGTACTCTCTACCCCACACCAAAAGCATTAAACTCTACAACACACAATACgg GGCAGTGAGTATAGACTTTAAAAGACTGAAGGTGTATGGAAAGAATCTGAGAGTGAGACGTCTGGATGATGGAAACACCGAGTGGATCTGGTTCTGCACCTTGCGTCGTAAGTGGAAGAAGTATGGAGACAAG gaTTCAAAGGGAAACCCCGGTCCTGTGAAGAGCTCCGACGTCGAGAATAAGTTCCAGAGTAACCCAACCGGCTCTTACACATTCAACATTGGTGCTGAGACTTTTGAGATCAAATTTAAAG ACATGCGACAGGTGGGTCAAAATGGAAAGAGAAAAGTGACTCGCCGACCGCTGTATCGACAAAAGCaagttgcagcagcagcagcagcaag GAATAAATGTACCGGGCTACACGCCCAAGCTAACTACAagcagaaaaaggagaaaacagcCCGAGGGTCCAACGGACCAACCGGGCCGGACAACACATCAATGAGCAGCCCTGAAAAGACAAAGGACCAAAGGATCCTGAGAGAATGCAGCTGTGGGTGGTCCAAAGTAACAACTTACCTGGGACTGCGTGTCCACCAGGGGAAGGCAAAGTGTGTCGGCAACAATCAGCA AGTTTCTACACTCGCCTCAGTTCTCCAGAACATTCCTCTGAGCAATCCACAATGGCAGTTTGAGGGAAAAAATGGAGCATggtacattttcaaacacagg AGGGGCACTTCAACTGAGTGCTCAGTATCCAGCGATGACATTGAGAGGAAGTACCAGCAGGACCCCACCGGCACCATGCGCTTCAATGTGAACACTCAGTCCTACGAGCTGAACTTCCAAG
- the si:ch211-244b2.4 gene encoding protein mono-ADP-ribosyltransferase PARP12 isoform X3: protein MATARSFSEEENPSDCEFDASEESDSDDNTDEESDPQVNGREPCKFYNKGRCRDGTNCQYLHMCKYALKGNCHYGSRCKLNHPRERRASSGARHRSTSTEPKLTDGRFYQWQLNTGNNWLDIENDHIIEAQYSLPHTKSIKLYNTQYGAVSIDFKRLKVYGKNLRVRRLDDGNTEWIWFCTLRRKWKKYGDKDSKGNPGPVKSSDVENKFQSNPTGSYTFNIGAETFEIKFKDMRQVGQNGKRKVTRRPLYRQKQVAAAAAARVSTLASVLQNIPLSNPQWQFEGKNGAWYIFKHRQRGTSTECSVSSDDIERKYQQDPTGTMRFNVNTQSYELNFQAMTQTNLQNRSSRTIRRVLV from the exons ATGGCGACAGCTCGTT CGTTCTCAGAAGAGGAGAACCCCTCTGACTGTGAGTTTGATGCCAGCGAGGAGTCTGACAGTGACGATAACACAGATGAAGAGTCTGATCCTCAG gtCAATGGGCGCGAGCCCTGCAAGTTCTACAACAAGGGGCGCTGTCGGGATGGTACAAATTGCCAATACTTGCACATGTGCAAATACGCCCTGAAAGGAAACTGTCACTACGGCTCCAGGTGTAAACTGAACCACCCCAGAGAGAGGAGGGCGTCCTCTGGAGCGAGACACCGCTCAACATCTACAG AGCCTAAGCTTACTGACGGCCGGTTCTACCAGTGGCAGCTGAATACTGGAAATAACTGGTTGGACATTGAAAATGATCACATTATCGAGGCGCAGTACTCTCTACCCCACACCAAAAGCATTAAACTCTACAACACACAATACgg GGCAGTGAGTATAGACTTTAAAAGACTGAAGGTGTATGGAAAGAATCTGAGAGTGAGACGTCTGGATGATGGAAACACCGAGTGGATCTGGTTCTGCACCTTGCGTCGTAAGTGGAAGAAGTATGGAGACAAG gaTTCAAAGGGAAACCCCGGTCCTGTGAAGAGCTCCGACGTCGAGAATAAGTTCCAGAGTAACCCAACCGGCTCTTACACATTCAACATTGGTGCTGAGACTTTTGAGATCAAATTTAAAG ACATGCGACAGGTGGGTCAAAATGGAAAGAGAAAAGTGACTCGCCGACCGCTGTATCGACAAAAGCaagttgcagcagcagcagcagcaag AGTTTCTACACTCGCCTCAGTTCTCCAGAACATTCCTCTGAGCAATCCACAATGGCAGTTTGAGGGAAAAAATGGAGCATggtacattttcaaacacagg CAGAGGGGCACTTCAACTGAGTGCTCAGTATCCAGCGATGACATTGAGAGGAAGTACCAGCAGGACCCCACCGGCACCATGCGCTTCAATGTGAACACTCAGTCCTACGAGCTGAACTTCCAAG
- the si:ch211-244b2.4 gene encoding protein mono-ADP-ribosyltransferase PARP12 isoform X4, whose translation MATARSFSEEENPSDCEFDASEESDSDDNTDEESDPQVNGREPCKFYNKGRCRDGTNCQYLHMCKYALKGNCHYGSRCKLNHPRERRASSGARHRSTSTEPKLTDGRFYQWQLNTGNNWLDIENDHIIEAQYSLPHTKSIKLYNTQYGAVSIDFKRLKVYGKNLRVRRLDDGNTEWIWFCTLRRKWKKYGDKDSKGNPGPVKSSDVENKFQSNPTGSYTFNIGAETFEIKFKDMRQVGQNGKRKVTRRPLYRQKQVAAAAAARVSTLASVLQNIPLSNPQWQFEGKNGAWYIFKHRRGTSTECSVSSDDIERKYQQDPTGTMRFNVNTQSYELNFQAMTQTNLQNRSSRTIRRVLV comes from the exons ATGGCGACAGCTCGTT CGTTCTCAGAAGAGGAGAACCCCTCTGACTGTGAGTTTGATGCCAGCGAGGAGTCTGACAGTGACGATAACACAGATGAAGAGTCTGATCCTCAG gtCAATGGGCGCGAGCCCTGCAAGTTCTACAACAAGGGGCGCTGTCGGGATGGTACAAATTGCCAATACTTGCACATGTGCAAATACGCCCTGAAAGGAAACTGTCACTACGGCTCCAGGTGTAAACTGAACCACCCCAGAGAGAGGAGGGCGTCCTCTGGAGCGAGACACCGCTCAACATCTACAG AGCCTAAGCTTACTGACGGCCGGTTCTACCAGTGGCAGCTGAATACTGGAAATAACTGGTTGGACATTGAAAATGATCACATTATCGAGGCGCAGTACTCTCTACCCCACACCAAAAGCATTAAACTCTACAACACACAATACgg GGCAGTGAGTATAGACTTTAAAAGACTGAAGGTGTATGGAAAGAATCTGAGAGTGAGACGTCTGGATGATGGAAACACCGAGTGGATCTGGTTCTGCACCTTGCGTCGTAAGTGGAAGAAGTATGGAGACAAG gaTTCAAAGGGAAACCCCGGTCCTGTGAAGAGCTCCGACGTCGAGAATAAGTTCCAGAGTAACCCAACCGGCTCTTACACATTCAACATTGGTGCTGAGACTTTTGAGATCAAATTTAAAG ACATGCGACAGGTGGGTCAAAATGGAAAGAGAAAAGTGACTCGCCGACCGCTGTATCGACAAAAGCaagttgcagcagcagcagcagcaag AGTTTCTACACTCGCCTCAGTTCTCCAGAACATTCCTCTGAGCAATCCACAATGGCAGTTTGAGGGAAAAAATGGAGCATggtacattttcaaacacagg AGGGGCACTTCAACTGAGTGCTCAGTATCCAGCGATGACATTGAGAGGAAGTACCAGCAGGACCCCACCGGCACCATGCGCTTCAATGTGAACACTCAGTCCTACGAGCTGAACTTCCAAG